A region of the Cannabis sativa cultivar Pink pepper isolate KNU-18-1 chromosome 3, ASM2916894v1, whole genome shotgun sequence genome:
GAGAATCCAAAACAATCTGTGACCAATGTATGATTATTAGCTTGTTACACAGAGAGCTGCAGATTTGAATGCTTGAAGCAGATGTAATTCTACTCAATATTTTGTTTTAAGTACCATATATTCCCCATGTGGTAaatagaaaaggaaaaaaaaaagtcacttttCTTCATTCTGTCTTTCATTATTGTTGTCCTTATGTTTACATTCAGTATCATAGATTAGTGTACTAGTGTTTTACACAGCTTTAAGTAGCCATGAAAGAAAGTTGCAATATAAACCAACTAAAGCTTATAAAAATAAAGTACATATACAGCTTTTCCAGTATATTATAACTTGTCCTCTGCCCAGTGTACAAGGGAGATTACGCATAAAGTAACACTAACAAATGGCCTATAATATTGCGAAGAACCATATTGATCTAGAAGAAACGCATAATTGCATATGTAGAACCTCTCGAGAACCATCGACAACTGAACTTACCAGAATCATAAATTTACAGTATTTGGCTTGAAGAAGAACCAGGACAGCTCTTTCCTAGTATTGATGGTCCAGGACTAGGAGTCTGTTTTACTTCAATTTCCTTTTCGGGCGATCGAGGGCTTTGTATCCCTCTGATTTTACTGTGATGTGGGCTGTATACTCTATGTGACAGCCTTGGACTATAAACTTGTTTTGTATGCTCTAACGAAGAAGGCGTTGAGCTTGTAACTTTTGGACTCTGGGTGCGACGAATCTCACCACGGCTTCTTGTGATAATTTCATCAAGTATTTCTGCACCATCAATGTTAGTACTTCTTTCCTGTGGATCCTGATCCTGTTAACAATAAGGTAACAATGGTATCAGTAGATAACCTTGAGGATAATCTGGTTGACCAACCCACTATGGTTCTCCATTAAAAAGGCAGCACACAGGTCCACAAATGATTTTTTCAACAGGCCTGAAAATGAAGTGAAGATTTAGACAACTTACTTCGTACGACATATTGAAAGCAATAGCAGGGGCCTCCTCATATTCTGCAGCATCCAGGTCCTGAAGGTGAGCTGATTTGAAAAACTTAGGGAGAAAATATTGCCTCACCGGGACAAGAAGCATAATGAACATTGGGAAAAGTAGCCCGGCAATTGGGATCCATGTTATGCCAAAACAGACGAGCAAATAAACTGTCTGGAATAAGGTGAATGTGACGATTGTTTTGAAGGGTACAGTTTCAACAAAAGTTGCATGATAGTTCTCCAGCACCCTAACAAATTATACAAGAATAATCCATTCATTCTCCAGgtcaaaatgaaaatgaaaaaataaaatgcatAATGAGAAACTTTTACTAAAGACAATCCTGTCATTCTCCAGCCAGAACATAATGAgaatattcaaatctacaaaCTTGCAACATGGAATGAAGAAGTTCAAATAAATCTGATTAAAGCATGTGTGCATAACTTACTTGTATCTTCGACTTGGAGCGGTGAACATCAACAATATTCTCTCCCAAAATTGGTTTCCAGGTAAACTTTCAATTGCCATGAAAGCAAAATAACCCCAAAGAACTGAAGTTGGAATCTTCTTCAGAATAGGCATAGCAGCTACACAACAACCAACCATGACTGACTGGAGCAAATTGCTGAGACGCTGTTCTTTTACTTCGACAGGCAAAAGATCATCAACATCCTTGTCTACATCAAAGACTGTTTCATCAACAGGAGCATCAATGTAGCCAGCACTTGACGCCAATTGGATTGTTGACTCCTTAAGTTCTTTAAGCCCCTGTTGAAAGTCGGAATTAAGATAACATGGAAGGGAATGAAAGAGCTAGttgaatcaaaattaaatattagattacTATTAAATTTACCAGGGCTGGTGGAGTTTGGTAGGCTAGTGGAGTCTGCATGTCATTATAAGCCTCTTGCATACTTTGGTAGAATTGACTCAGATTTAAATTTTTACGAATGCTTGTTCGCGCTGTTGATACAAGTTTATTCCGCAATAGCTATTCCATaaagaaataaacaaattaaaaccatgaaatatatatatatagacattGACCCAAGATGCTTAACTAAATCCAATTCTTTTTGGTTAAAGTAGAGTTTACAATGGCAAATTGGATGCATACTGAATGAGATTATGTCAATTAGGTCCAAAAAGTGAGGGTCAGCTCAACACCGTTGTATCTACAATTGTTCGGAGAAGAAtgaaagataaataattaatgtcTGCAAATCATTGATGGATTATGACCCTTGGATTTTtgatttcttattatttttattttgtgacACAAGTTTGAGAGAAAAGATAACTACATTGcttaaataggaaaaatatgACATTCATTACGCAGTGAATCAAACGCTACCTGCTGTTTAAGAGTAGCTAAACTTTTTGTATGCATAGGAGATTGTGGTATAACTCCATTGGCGGGAGGAATGCCAATAAGTCCACACAGAATGACCTGGAGAGGGCAAGAGTACCAAAGGGAAAgttttacaatttaaaaaaCAGGTAATGTAGTTTAATTGGAGTGGGAAACCCAAGAAGAGCATCACTAAAGTGGTACTCCAGAAAAGTAACTTACCAGAAAACCCAAAAGAAGAAGGTCATAGTGATATGAAGGTGGTTTCTTCAAATTGAACTCTTCCTGTTGAGCAAGTTGAGAGGCCACACTGTGATCAAAGTAGTAAAGCACTGCAATCATAGTTGCTGGTATGAATGCTCCAACTATATATAATGGAGGAACTTGCACCATCTCCTGCACAGCTAATAAACATGAGTTCCTAGCAGCAAGCAATTAAGGCTCTATCCCAAATGATTCATTAGATGACAAAAGAGAGTTAACTAAAATATTTGGCTAATTTAGACCATAAGATTCACCTTTATGACAGTCCAATTCGAGTATGCACCAGGAGACCATGGATTGGGACTGAAAAGCCGTCTTGGGAGTCCTTTAGGGACATCATTAACAGGTATGTAAGATACCGCAGTCCACACGAGCACCATAAGTGGCACTCCATAATCAGCAATAAATCCCCGTAGCCTACCTAAAATGACAAAAACACGTCAAGAGACGCACATAACACTTTACCTCTCTTTCAAGCTACCAACTGAAT
Encoded here:
- the LOC115709691 gene encoding probable boron transporter 2, with the translated sequence MEETFVPFRGIKNDLRGRLLCYKQDWTGGLRAGIRILAPTTYIFFASAIPVISFGEQLERDTNGALTAVQTLASTALCGIIHSVVGGQPLLILGVAEPTVLMYTFMFNFAKDRKDLGQELFLAWTGWVCVWTSLLLFLLAILGACSIINRFTRLAGELFGMLIAMLFMQQAIRGVVEEFGVPGREKSNQTVLEPSWRFGNGMFALVLSFGLLLTALRSRKARSWRYGSGRLRGFIADYGVPLMVLVWTAVSYIPVNDVPKGLPRRLFSPNPWSPGAYSNWTVIKEMVQVPPLYIVGAFIPATMIAVLYYFDHSVASQLAQQEEFNLKKPPSYHYDLLLLGFLVILCGLIGIPPANGVIPQSPMHTKSLATLKQQLLRNKLVSTARTSIRKNLNLSQFYQSMQEAYNDMQTPLAYQTPPALGLKELKESTIQLASSAGYIDAPVDETVFDVDKDVDDLLPVEVKEQRLSNLLQSVMVGCCVAAMPILKKIPTSVLWGYFAFMAIESLPGNQFWERILLMFTAPSRRYKVLENYHATFVETVPFKTIVTFTLFQTVYLLVCFGITWIPIAGLLFPMFIMLLVPVRQYFLPKFFKSAHLQDLDAAEYEEAPAIAFNMSYEDQDPQERSTNIDGAEILDEIITRSRGEIRRTQSPKVTSSTPSSLEHTKQVYSPRLSHRVYSPHHSKIRGIQSPRSPEKEIEVKQTPSPGPSILGKSCPGSSSSQIL